A single window of Paroedura picta isolate Pp20150507F chromosome 8, Ppicta_v3.0, whole genome shotgun sequence DNA harbors:
- the SAMD7 gene encoding sterile alpha motif domain-containing protein 7 isoform X3 — MIRCTLHLPPPFCSATSESNMESSSQASSVPATGRGPTWRDAEIRDLIGIFSEEKIQDAFQSSHRNREVFEQVAIKMRALGHNRTGLECRSKTKTMRAEYMRAVNHNKGSGNEKVTCPYFEEQRQLYGDGEGSGRPKRVGRSLKVVRKPAAPVEEPPAEEDPGEGTSSSFRPPPPVQQRAAESVTLDLIAIVPGEPEEAPEQTPLASETQLPGTGPLESPAAPDVDSDSGASTNIDFIPGTQEEEQPGLLGPPARRRRIQIQDEVLSDEEEEPPLAPGSPPPRGALPAEERLTRERGRLRRVSVLTSVGERLLEHCYEESRRAAAADQAMLTLIAQEGRKLRAVLRETNQILREGVEEVRLIRRLMERAVVVMERAYPPQIAPAPPPPPPPPPTPPPPPPPTPTPPLPAPTPPTPSQNASTQTRRRTILGKRKIKPADKYSPS, encoded by the exons atgatccgttgcaccctgcaccttccaccaccattttgctcagctaccagcgaaagcaacatggaatcgtcttctcaagcctcgtccgtccctgcaaccggccgtggcccaacttggagggacgcggagatcagggacctgatcgggattttctcggaggagaaaatccaggacgcgttccagtcctcccacaggaatagggaggtattcgaacaagtggccattaagatgcgcgccctgggccacaacaggaccggccttgaatgccggtcgaagaccaagacaatgagggcagagtatatgcgtgccgtgaaccataataagggttccggcaacgagaaggttacctgcccctacttcgaggagcagcgccagctgtacggagacggggaaggatccggcaggccgaagcgcgtcggccggagccttaaggtggttcggaagccggctgccccggtcgaggaaccacccgctgaggaggatcccggcgagggcacctcgtccagctttcgccctccaccccccgtccagcaacgagccgcggaatcggtaacgctggacctcatcgccatcgttcctggggagccagaggaggctcctgagcaaacgccccttgcctccg agacacagttgccagggacggggcccctcgagtctccagcagcacctgacgtggatagtgattcgggggcatcaactaacattg atttcatacccggaacacaggaggaggaacagcctgggttgcttggacctcctgcacggcgcaggcggatacagattcaagatg aggttctttcagatgaggaggaggaaccacccctggctccaggcagcccaccacctagaggtgcgctcccagcagaggagaggcttacgagggaacgcggcaggctgaggcgcgtctccgtcttgacaagcgtgggagagaggctccttgagcactgctatgaggagtcacggcgtgccgctgccgctgaccaagccatgctcacactcattgcccaggaggggagaaaattgagggcagtccttagagagacaaaccaaatcctacgcgaaggcgtggaggaggtgcgactgataaggagactcatggagagggctgtagtggtcatggaaagggcctaccctccacaaatcgcccccgcccccccaccaccacccccaccaccacccacaccaccacccccaccaccacccacaccaacaccaccacttccagcacccaccccaccgactccctctcagaatgcctccacccaaacacgaaggaggactattctcggaaagaggaaaataaaaccagcagacaagtactccccctcctag